A single window of Acidimicrobiales bacterium DNA harbors:
- a CDS encoding Dabb family protein, whose product MIRHMLMFRLKADVDPESCDAMLSELAGFPLRFHAMRNFALGRNASKRDDRFTHAMTVEFQTWSELDSYLSSAEHEQFVAEKFRPLIDERAIASIEDSSAPTG is encoded by the coding sequence GTGATCCGGCACATGTTGATGTTCCGCTTGAAGGCGGACGTGGATCCCGAGTCGTGCGACGCGATGCTCTCGGAGCTTGCCGGTTTCCCCCTGCGCTTCCACGCGATGAGAAACTTCGCGTTGGGCCGCAACGCAAGCAAACGAGACGACCGGTTCACCCATGCAATGACCGTCGAGTTCCAGACCTGGTCCGAGCTCGACTCATACCTGTCGAGCGCGGAGCACGAACAGTTCGTCGCCGAGAAGTTCAGGCCACTGATCGACGAGCGCGCCATCGCGAGCATCGAAGACAGCTCTGCGCCGACCGGCTAG
- a CDS encoding HD domain-containing protein, protein MQTAADRSKFEPFSGPKGARMSDFSPEYLAYLDRWVQDDLTYVPERLLTLLRMLELQWEGMEVNQLQHSLQTAALAERSGAGDELVAAALLHDIGKVVSNSNHPSISAEIIRPWVSDDVHWIVKVHQDFQGSHYFALMGVDPMIRRRYVGHPAYGLAEQFVDEWDNAAFDPNMDTPPLEHFEPLVRDMFSRAPRRPDHWKPAAP, encoded by the coding sequence ATGCAGACCGCAGCCGACCGATCCAAGTTCGAACCCTTCAGTGGCCCGAAGGGCGCGAGGATGTCCGACTTCAGCCCCGAGTACCTCGCATACCTGGACCGCTGGGTCCAGGACGACCTCACCTACGTGCCGGAGCGGCTACTGACATTGCTGCGCATGCTCGAGTTGCAGTGGGAGGGGATGGAAGTCAACCAACTCCAGCATTCCTTGCAGACCGCCGCACTGGCGGAGCGTTCCGGCGCTGGTGACGAGCTCGTCGCGGCCGCGCTACTGCACGACATCGGCAAGGTCGTGTCCAACTCCAATCATCCGAGCATCTCCGCCGAGATCATCAGGCCGTGGGTGAGCGACGACGTTCACTGGATCGTGAAAGTGCACCAGGACTTTCAGGGTTCGCACTACTTCGCCCTCATGGGAGTGGACCCGATGATCCGGCGGCGCTACGTCGGCCACCCTGCCTACGGTCTCGCGGAGCAGTTCGTCGACGAGTGGGACAATGCCGCGTTCGATCCGAACATGGACACGCCACCGCTCGAACACTTCGAGCCTCTGGTACGGGACATGTTCTCGCGCGCGCCTCGCCGCCCCGATCATTGGAAGCCCGCCGCTCCGTGA
- a CDS encoding mandelate racemase/muconate lactonizing enzyme family protein yields the protein MKLTDVTPVTVTVDDERGPISYCFVRVSSDSGLVGWGEACDSYGCTYAGVVAETILQAFAPLVLGEELDSVERIVARMESHTRRRLGLGGVTALARSAVETAMWDLAAQEAARPLSGLLGRVRDSVEVYASTGFLEECDAQAQVQRLLPLLDRGVARVKVRIGPSWRDDLEKLRELRRRLGTDVEIMVDGSETFTEPTAVQIAHNLKQLDVGWFEEPLVQEAPAGIERLASACTVPLAYGEHLFTAGQALEMLQRCRISVLQPDATTCGIIAARAMVTAAGQFAVMVVPHICAGPLAVAANLHLAASSSRIRLVEYPFDQAPFWEMLAPGSKLGVDRIEGGKLPVPDLPGIGVVLDEQAAAAHPFRQPGERVAGHRSGLADRFAGDV from the coding sequence ATGAAGCTGACCGACGTCACGCCGGTAACCGTCACGGTCGACGACGAGCGCGGCCCGATCTCGTACTGCTTCGTGCGCGTCTCATCCGACTCCGGCCTGGTCGGCTGGGGTGAGGCATGCGACAGCTACGGGTGCACCTACGCCGGGGTCGTGGCCGAGACGATCCTCCAGGCCTTCGCGCCCCTGGTGCTCGGCGAAGAACTCGACTCGGTGGAGCGGATCGTGGCGCGCATGGAGTCGCACACCCGGCGCCGGCTCGGCTTGGGGGGCGTCACGGCCCTGGCGCGCTCGGCCGTTGAGACAGCCATGTGGGACCTGGCCGCCCAGGAAGCCGCCCGGCCGCTCAGCGGGTTGCTCGGCAGGGTTCGCGACAGCGTCGAGGTTTACGCTTCGACCGGCTTTCTGGAGGAGTGCGACGCACAAGCGCAGGTCCAGCGCCTGCTCCCGCTACTCGACCGGGGCGTGGCGCGGGTAAAGGTCCGCATAGGGCCTTCGTGGCGCGACGACCTCGAGAAGCTCCGAGAACTCCGCCGGCGACTGGGAACCGATGTCGAGATCATGGTCGACGGCAGCGAGACCTTCACCGAACCGACAGCCGTGCAAATAGCGCACAATCTGAAGCAGTTGGACGTGGGATGGTTCGAGGAGCCGCTTGTCCAGGAAGCGCCGGCGGGCATCGAGCGGCTGGCGTCCGCGTGCACGGTGCCGCTCGCGTACGGCGAGCACCTGTTCACGGCGGGTCAGGCTCTCGAGATGCTGCAACGGTGCCGCATATCGGTCCTGCAGCCCGACGCTACGACCTGCGGGATCATCGCGGCCCGGGCGATGGTCACGGCGGCCGGCCAGTTCGCGGTCATGGTCGTGCCTCACATCTGCGCCGGACCGCTCGCCGTGGCAGCCAACCTACACCTGGCTGCTTCGTCATCGAGGATTCGCCTCGTCGAGTACCCGTTCGACCAGGCGCCCTTCTGGGAGATGCTGGCACCCGGATCAAAGCTCGGCGTCGACAGGATCGAGGGCGGCAAGCTGCCAGTCCCGGACCTACCCGGCATCGGTGTTGTCCTCGACGAGCAGGCCGCCGCAGCACACCCGTTCCGGCAACCCGGTGAACGCGTCGCAGGTCACCGCTCGGGGCTCGCCGACCGCTTCGCCGGAGACGTCTGA
- a CDS encoding cupin domain-containing protein has translation MGEGGERPVVANWSAIPSETVRPGVSRKAFGTDEVLLVMNEIEPVMQPGPHSHEGFDQIACIISGEAVYHVGDDAHRVGPGSLLLIPAGVTHWIEPVGDQTVENLDVFAPARSDLAHLVEWMGAASDQPVPDS, from the coding sequence GTGGGTGAGGGCGGCGAACGGCCCGTGGTGGCCAACTGGTCGGCCATCCCCTCGGAGACCGTGCGCCCCGGGGTGTCGCGCAAGGCCTTCGGGACCGACGAGGTGCTCCTCGTCATGAACGAGATCGAGCCGGTCATGCAGCCAGGGCCCCACAGCCACGAGGGATTCGACCAGATCGCATGCATCATCTCGGGCGAGGCGGTCTACCACGTGGGCGACGACGCCCACCGGGTCGGCCCGGGGTCACTGCTGCTCATACCGGCCGGAGTCACCCACTGGATCGAGCCGGTGGGCGACCAGACCGTCGAGAACCTCGATGTCTTCGCCCCAGCCAGGTCGGACCTGGCGCACCTCGTCGAGTGGATGGGGGCTGCATCCGACCAACCGGTTCCTGACTCATGA
- a CDS encoding fumarylacetoacetate hydrolase family protein encodes MNLVALAGGVGRLEPDGSISELDLPQPSVAALLSEHGRRAGMEALESCAVRRRFPPGQAAEDSMLAAGASVWGVGMNYRSKQLATGRPQPDEPVLFVKAPSSFRGTGSPIAIPAAAPDCVDYEGEIAVMIGASLHDAGLAEAGEGIAGYLAANDVTARDVMRRSGSPSIAKSFPGFGQLGSAMACVDDPGDVNGIPITTHVAGELRQEDTSDGMLIPIADLVSLLSRYVLLRPGDLVLTGTPAGTGDETGRYLAAGDTIEVRVGHLPPLVSNVIGPPARLAGVATGAIA; translated from the coding sequence ATGAACCTGGTCGCACTGGCGGGCGGGGTGGGCCGCCTCGAGCCGGACGGGTCCATAAGCGAGCTCGACCTGCCACAGCCTTCCGTCGCCGCGCTGTTGTCGGAGCACGGCCGCAGGGCAGGTATGGAGGCGCTCGAATCGTGTGCCGTACGCCGGAGGTTCCCGCCCGGCCAGGCAGCCGAGGATTCGATGCTGGCCGCTGGGGCGTCAGTGTGGGGCGTGGGTATGAACTACCGCTCCAAACAGCTCGCAACCGGGAGGCCCCAACCTGACGAACCGGTGTTGTTCGTCAAGGCGCCCTCGTCGTTTCGGGGAACCGGCTCTCCGATCGCGATACCCGCGGCCGCACCCGACTGTGTCGACTACGAGGGCGAGATAGCCGTGATGATCGGCGCGTCCTTGCACGACGCCGGACTGGCTGAGGCAGGCGAGGGAATCGCCGGTTACCTCGCCGCCAACGACGTGACAGCCCGCGACGTGATGCGCCGATCCGGCAGCCCGTCGATCGCGAAGAGCTTCCCGGGGTTCGGTCAGCTCGGCAGCGCGATGGCGTGCGTCGACGATCCGGGAGATGTGAACGGGATTCCCATCACCACTCACGTGGCAGGCGAGCTCCGCCAGGAGGACACCAGTGACGGCATGCTCATCCCGATAGCGGATCTCGTCTCGCTCCTGTCCCGCTATGTCCTGCTCCGCCCCGGAGACCTGGTGTTGACCGGCACGCCGGCTGGCACCGGTGACGAGACGGGACGATACCTGGCCGCGGGCGACACGATCGAAGTCCGGGTCGGCCATTTGCCGCCGCTCGTGAGCAACGTGATCGGCCCGCCCGCGAGACTCGCTGGCGTCGCCACTGGGGCGATCGCATGA
- a CDS encoding aldolase/citrate lyase family protein, producing the protein MSETPAARLRALLASGATVHSTFVKLAALEVIDLLRGAGIDAVVVDLEHSQLSDAQARGLVRHAAALGLPAVVRLPSVDSGLINRLLEAGAAGIQLSTVTRRGQVEELLAACRFPPAGRRSLSLSHPAAGYGSESVSEHLARTQDGPLVVVQIETAKTDDPLSTILAGTDVAFAGTTDLAVDLGVRGPDDPAVDEVVGRIAGAVAAAGPPTVLGGWASNSIAADRLTAHGARYITMSSDLALLAGAVRRELFSPAYKENKQT; encoded by the coding sequence ATGAGCGAAACCCCTGCTGCGAGGCTCCGAGCGCTGCTCGCTTCGGGGGCCACGGTGCACAGCACGTTCGTCAAGCTCGCAGCGCTGGAAGTCATCGACCTGCTCCGCGGCGCCGGAATCGACGCGGTGGTCGTCGACCTCGAACACAGCCAGCTGTCGGACGCCCAGGCGCGGGGTCTGGTACGCCATGCGGCCGCCCTCGGGTTGCCCGCTGTCGTGCGCCTGCCGTCGGTCGACTCCGGGCTGATAAACCGCTTGCTGGAAGCGGGTGCCGCCGGGATCCAGCTGTCCACGGTCACCCGACGCGGGCAGGTGGAAGAGTTGCTGGCCGCCTGCCGGTTTCCGCCCGCGGGCAGGCGCAGCCTGAGCCTCTCCCACCCCGCTGCCGGCTATGGCAGCGAGAGCGTCTCCGAGCACCTGGCCAGGACGCAAGATGGGCCGCTCGTAGTCGTCCAGATCGAGACCGCCAAGACCGACGATCCCCTTTCCACGATCCTCGCAGGCACCGATGTCGCGTTCGCCGGCACGACCGACCTGGCGGTCGACCTCGGGGTCCGCGGTCCGGACGACCCGGCGGTCGACGAAGTTGTGGGACGCATCGCCGGCGCCGTCGCGGCCGCCGGCCCCCCGACCGTGCTCGGCGGATGGGCATCCAACTCCATCGCGGCCGACCGACTGACGGCGCACGGCGCCCGGTACATCACCATGAGCTCGGACCTGGCCCTCCTTGCCGGAGCGGTCCGCCGCGAGCTCTTCTCACCCGCTTACAAGGAGAACAAGCAGACATGA
- a CDS encoding amidohydrolase/deacetylase family metallohydrolase, translated as MTSHHDLLLRGGTLIDPSAGESRKADIAVDGSTITAIAPAMDATAARVLDCEGAFVSPGLIDSHTHIFSEVSKVGAPVDEAHLRRGVVAACDAGTAGASTFAAFKHHVADASRTRVLSFLNVSVLGLIDFRFGELLNPATLVGEDAVAVASAHPDIVRGLKIRLSTDVVGQQCLELLTKAVEVGEEARLPLMVHIGETAAPLKDILTLLRPGDVVAHCYTGKENNILEDGEVSDAVWDARGRGVLFECAHGKSNFSFEVARPAIEQGFLPDIVCSDTSYRNWNGPVFDLLTTMSKLVALGVPLEEVVRLATVSPARTLGLWDEGFGRVEVGGAAHLSVFELLEDEDQLPDAAGHSISARRLDARWTVLGGDPIAPLPWRGTVPSRS; from the coding sequence ATGACATCGCACCACGACCTCCTGCTGCGGGGCGGGACGTTGATAGATCCCTCCGCCGGCGAGTCGCGCAAGGCCGACATCGCGGTCGACGGTTCCACCATCACCGCCATCGCTCCCGCCATGGACGCGACCGCGGCAAGGGTGCTGGACTGCGAGGGCGCGTTCGTCTCCCCCGGACTGATTGACAGCCACACGCACATCTTCTCGGAGGTGTCGAAGGTCGGCGCGCCGGTAGACGAAGCTCATCTCAGAAGAGGTGTGGTCGCCGCTTGCGACGCCGGTACGGCAGGTGCCTCTACGTTCGCCGCCTTCAAGCACCATGTTGCGGACGCATCGCGCACGAGGGTCTTGTCTTTTCTCAACGTCTCCGTACTGGGGCTCATCGACTTCCGGTTCGGGGAGCTGCTCAACCCGGCGACGCTCGTCGGCGAGGACGCAGTAGCCGTGGCGTCGGCGCATCCCGACATCGTCAGGGGACTGAAGATCCGCCTGTCGACCGACGTGGTCGGGCAGCAGTGCCTCGAGCTGCTGACGAAAGCCGTGGAGGTCGGGGAGGAGGCGAGACTGCCTCTCATGGTCCACATTGGCGAGACCGCAGCACCCCTCAAGGACATACTGACCCTTCTCCGTCCCGGCGACGTGGTGGCGCACTGCTACACCGGCAAGGAGAACAACATCCTCGAGGACGGCGAGGTGTCAGACGCCGTCTGGGACGCCAGGGGCCGGGGGGTGCTGTTCGAGTGCGCCCACGGGAAGAGCAACTTCAGCTTCGAGGTCGCCCGCCCCGCGATCGAACAGGGCTTCCTGCCCGACATCGTCTGCTCCGATACCAGCTACCGCAACTGGAACGGTCCCGTCTTCGATTTGCTGACAACCATGTCGAAGCTGGTGGCGCTCGGGGTCCCGCTCGAAGAGGTGGTCCGCCTGGCCACGGTTTCTCCGGCGCGGACACTCGGATTGTGGGACGAGGGCTTCGGTCGTGTCGAGGTCGGCGGTGCCGCCCACCTGAGCGTCTTCGAGCTGCTCGAGGATGAGGATCAGCTTCCAGACGCGGCCGGCCACTCGATCTCGGCGCGGCGACTCGACGCGCGCTGGACCGTCCTCGGCGGCGACCCGATCGCGCCCCTTCCATGGCGCGGGACCGTTCCCTCGAGGAGCTGA
- a CDS encoding TauD/TfdA family dioxygenase — protein sequence MARDRSLEELTAVRLAGGPSAWDSETVRSDRSWVHEFDSAQVQELVAATRSALASGKGVGNLTRDDFMLPTLSERLLGVLDDVVDGHGFALLRGMPVGELTRQEACVLYWGIGEHLGIPIRQNEAGDLLVSVTDEGKSFSDPTVRGYQTRDRLDFHSDSSDLVGLLCLRPAWRGGASMIVSGVAIHDEIARRRPDLAEVLHRPFWFDRRKADQSSSFFACPVFGWSKGGQLAVYYGRAHIESAQRGRGIPVLTPQQVEALDLFDELSCDPRFAVSMDFQPGDIQVLNNHLILHSRTAYEDGPDPAERRELLRLWLTLRRPLALPPEFEEAGIVARGEAFR from the coding sequence ATGGCGCGGGACCGTTCCCTCGAGGAGCTGACAGCCGTGCGACTCGCCGGCGGCCCCTCCGCCTGGGATTCCGAGACAGTGAGATCGGACCGCTCGTGGGTTCACGAGTTCGACTCCGCACAGGTTCAGGAGCTGGTCGCAGCGACGAGGTCGGCGTTGGCTTCGGGCAAGGGAGTCGGCAACCTGACGCGGGACGACTTCATGCTGCCGACGCTGTCGGAGCGGCTGCTAGGCGTCCTGGACGACGTCGTCGACGGCCACGGCTTTGCTCTCCTGCGCGGCATGCCTGTCGGAGAGCTGACCAGGCAAGAGGCATGCGTCCTCTACTGGGGCATCGGGGAGCACCTCGGCATCCCCATCCGGCAGAATGAGGCCGGCGACCTCCTCGTCAGCGTCACAGACGAAGGCAAGAGCTTCTCCGACCCAACCGTCCGCGGCTACCAGACCCGCGACAGGCTCGATTTCCACTCCGACTCATCCGACCTGGTCGGCCTCCTCTGCCTGCGCCCTGCGTGGCGCGGCGGAGCCAGCATGATCGTGAGCGGCGTCGCGATCCACGACGAGATCGCCCGCCGGCGACCCGACCTCGCCGAGGTGCTGCACCGCCCCTTCTGGTTCGATCGGCGCAAGGCAGACCAGTCGTCCAGCTTCTTCGCATGTCCGGTGTTCGGCTGGTCGAAAGGTGGGCAGCTCGCCGTGTACTACGGGCGCGCCCACATCGAATCAGCCCAGCGAGGGCGGGGGATCCCGGTGCTGACACCTCAGCAAGTCGAAGCCCTCGATCTCTTCGACGAGCTGTCCTGCGACCCGAGGTTCGCCGTGTCGATGGACTTCCAACCCGGCGACATCCAGGTGCTCAACAACCACCTGATCCTCCACTCGCGCACCGCTTATGAAGACGGTCCCGACCCTGCCGAGCGGCGCGAGCTCCTGCGGCTGTGGCTCACGCTGCGACGCCCTCTGGCGCTCCCGCCGGAGTTCGAGGAAGCAGGGATAGTCGCCCGCGGCGAGGCCTTCCGCTAG
- a CDS encoding bifunctional riboflavin kinase/FAD synthetase — MEILHHPGDCSVGRACAVTIGAYDGVHIGHRLVIDRVRRVAAEQGLASAVVTFDQHPAAVVRPESAPKVLTDLPQKLELLALTKVDYVVVVHFDQERSEESAEDFVREVLAGCLSVRAIIVGHDFHFGYKRRGNVPMLQDLGAELGFDVTGIRLLPDEPGGDAVSSTRIRNLLAAGSVGEAAALLGRPHQVRGIVAVGDARGRELGFPTANVALPSEIALPSDGVYAGWYYRPDGARRPAALSLGRRPTFYENAELSLLEAHLLDFDGDLYGEEARVEFVAHLRPQAKFESIHELIDQMVRDVATTRHVLGVAEVD; from the coding sequence ATGGAGATCCTCCACCACCCGGGTGACTGCTCCGTGGGCCGTGCGTGCGCGGTGACGATCGGCGCGTACGACGGGGTTCATATCGGGCACCGCCTCGTCATCGACCGGGTCCGCAGAGTCGCTGCCGAACAGGGCCTGGCCTCTGCGGTCGTCACGTTCGACCAGCACCCGGCCGCAGTGGTGCGCCCCGAATCGGCTCCCAAGGTTCTCACGGACCTACCCCAGAAGCTCGAGCTTCTCGCGTTGACGAAGGTCGACTACGTGGTGGTGGTCCACTTCGACCAGGAGCGTTCCGAGGAGTCAGCGGAGGATTTCGTCCGTGAGGTCCTCGCCGGGTGCCTGTCGGTGCGGGCGATCATCGTCGGCCACGACTTCCACTTCGGTTACAAGCGCCGGGGCAACGTGCCGATGCTCCAGGACCTCGGTGCCGAGCTCGGGTTCGACGTGACCGGGATCAGGCTCCTGCCGGACGAGCCGGGCGGCGACGCGGTCTCGTCCACGAGAATCCGGAACCTCCTTGCGGCCGGCTCCGTCGGCGAGGCTGCGGCGCTGCTCGGGCGCCCCCACCAGGTGCGCGGCATCGTGGCGGTGGGCGACGCCCGCGGACGCGAGCTCGGTTTCCCGACCGCAAACGTCGCTCTTCCCAGCGAGATCGCCCTTCCATCCGATGGTGTGTACGCCGGTTGGTACTACCGCCCCGACGGGGCCCGCCGGCCTGCCGCGCTGTCCCTCGGCCGGCGTCCGACGTTCTACGAGAACGCCGAGCTGTCGCTGCTCGAGGCGCACCTGCTCGACTTCGACGGGGACCTGTACGGTGAGGAAGCGCGGGTCGAGTTCGTGGCTCACCTCCGGCCGCAGGCCAAGTTCGAGTCGATCCACGAGCTCATCGATCAGATGGTGCGCGACGTCGCTACTACCCGCCACGTGCTCGGAGTCGCCGAGGTCGACTGA
- the truB gene encoding tRNA pseudouridine(55) synthase TruB, translating to MIDGLAVVDKPAGMTSHDVVARCRKIFDQKRVGHAGTLDPDATGVLLVGLGRATRLMQFMTGLAKSYEAEISLGVSTSTLDAAGEVTGEWDMSGVTLEQVREAAARLTGGILQLPPMVSAVKVGGRRLHTLARAGIEVERQPRPVTVYRFEVQSLRAGIARATIECSSGTYVRVLAADLGEMLGGGAHVGSLRRTAVGPWTSDEATPLDSLDESSVKPPALCLPWLHQVVVADDVAAQVANGRVLACGELGVSGEGPWTVVDEEGELLAVYQPHAGGTAKPAVVLPSAA from the coding sequence GTGATCGACGGTCTAGCGGTCGTCGACAAGCCGGCGGGGATGACGAGCCACGACGTCGTGGCGCGCTGCCGCAAGATCTTCGATCAGAAGCGGGTGGGCCATGCCGGCACACTCGATCCCGATGCCACCGGCGTCCTCCTCGTGGGCCTCGGGCGTGCCACGCGGCTGATGCAGTTCATGACCGGTCTCGCCAAGTCGTACGAGGCGGAGATATCCCTCGGCGTCTCCACCTCCACCCTCGATGCTGCCGGCGAGGTGACCGGCGAGTGGGATATGTCGGGAGTGACATTGGAACAGGTGCGTGAAGCCGCCGCCCGACTGACTGGCGGGATCTTGCAGTTGCCACCGATGGTCTCGGCGGTCAAGGTAGGGGGCCGGCGGCTGCACACCTTGGCGCGCGCGGGGATCGAGGTGGAACGCCAGCCGAGACCGGTCACGGTGTACCGGTTCGAGGTCCAGTCGCTGAGAGCGGGCATCGCACGCGCGACGATCGAGTGCTCCTCGGGGACCTACGTAAGGGTGCTAGCCGCCGATCTCGGTGAGATGCTCGGAGGCGGCGCGCACGTGGGCTCGCTTCGCCGGACAGCCGTCGGACCGTGGACGTCCGACGAAGCGACACCTCTCGACTCCCTCGACGAGTCGTCGGTGAAGCCGCCGGCGCTGTGCCTTCCGTGGCTGCACCAGGTCGTAGTAGCGGACGACGTCGCCGCCCAGGTGGCCAACGGCCGGGTGCTCGCCTGCGGCGAACTAGGTGTATCCGGCGAGGGGCCCTGGACCGTTGTCGACGAGGAGGGGGAGCTTCTCGCCGTCTACCAACCGCACGCCGGTGGCACGGCCAAGCCTGCGGTCGTGCTGCCCTCCGCGGCCTGA
- the rbfA gene encoding 30S ribosome-binding factor RbfA, which produces MAGRNRRSGAPHTARQYPRTARINESLREVLADALERIEDVDDRLGLLTITAVECEPDLRHAVVYLSSLDDEEAEVLSQARVRLQAAISSQVRLKRTPQLRFVADPAVSAGQRVDDILRSIAPPTVEPDPTEER; this is translated from the coding sequence ATGGCCGGCCGCAATCGCCGATCCGGCGCGCCGCACACCGCCCGCCAGTACCCGCGAACCGCCAGGATCAACGAAAGCCTTCGCGAGGTCCTGGCGGACGCCCTCGAGCGGATAGAAGACGTCGACGATCGACTGGGGCTCTTGACGATCACCGCGGTCGAGTGCGAACCGGATCTGCGCCATGCAGTGGTCTACCTCTCGTCTTTGGACGACGAGGAGGCAGAGGTTCTTTCCCAAGCGCGCGTCCGCTTGCAGGCGGCGATCTCTTCTCAGGTGAGGTTGAAGCGGACGCCCCAGTTGCGTTTCGTGGCCGACCCCGCGGTGTCGGCGGGCCAGCGCGTGGACGACATCCTGAGATCGATCGCCCCTCCGACTGTTGAGCCGGATCCGACGGAGGAGAGGTGA